TTCTTGGAACGAAATTTCGTGGCATTTTCTATAATCGTTATTCAATGGACATTGTCAACTAAAaaagttgggggggggggggggggttgacgTAAGTGTAATAAAAGGCATTTTAGGGTATCTGCAACACTATGCcactaaacaaaacaaatttgaaaccaGGAAGTTTTTCATCAAGCATTTTCCTCTTGCCCGACTTTCACAGGTTCTATATAAGGTCCGGTTTCTGACACCAATCGATGTTCAAGAGGTATTGTGAATGAATGGTCTTATCTCTACCAACGACACAAGAAATAAATTGCCACGGTGAGACCGGTTAATTGTGCGAGGAATATTTCTCCCTAAACCTTCATTGACAATTTCCGGAAATTAATGTATATTACCGGAAGTAGCCATTAACCGATTTACTCTTCGCTCGTCAATTGGCTATATTGGGTCATAAACCTTGGAACGCTCGAATATTCTCCAGGATTGGCACAAAACCGTAACCTATTTTATCACGGTAATTAATCTTCTCTCGGGCAGTGTTAATGAAATCGAGTGTTTGTCACGCGGCAACAACTCGGCTTGCTTAACGACTATCGAGAGGTTTTCGAATATGATTCTACGATTTCTAAGGCCAAAAGCTTGGACTGCACATTGATGTCCCGGTTCCCGTGAGTGGCCATCGCATGTAATGCATCAGAGGAAAGCTTGGACTGCACATTGGTGTCCCGGTTCCCGTGAGTGGCCATCGCATGTAATGCATCAAAGGAAAGCTTGGACTGCACATTGGTGTCCCGGTTCCCGTGAGTGGCCATCGCATGTAATGCATCAGAGGAAAGCTTGGACTGCACATTGGTGTCCCGGTTCCCGTGAGTGGCCATCGCATGTAATGCATCAGAGGAAAGCTTGGACTGCACATTGGTGTCCCGGTTCCCGTGAGTGGCCATCGCATGTAATGCATCAGAGGAAAGCTTGGACTGCCCATTGGTGTCCCGGTTCCCGTGAGTGGCCATCGCATGTAATGCATCAGAGGAAAGCATGGACTGCACATTGGTGTCCCGGTTCCCGTGAGTGGCCATCTCATGTAATGCATCAGAGGAAAGCTTGGACTGCACATTGAGGTTCCGGTTCCCGTGAGTGGCCATGGCATGTAATGCATCAGAGGAAAGCTTGGACTGCACATTGGTGTCCCGGTTCCCGTGAGTGGCCATCGCATGTAATGCATCAGAGGAAAGCTTGGACTGCACATTGGTGTCCCGGTTCCCGTGAGTGGCCATCGCATGTAATGCATCAGAGGAAAGCTTGGACTGTACATTGGTGTCCCGGTTCCCGTGAGTGGCCATCGCATGTAATGCATCAGAGGAAAGCTTGGACTGCACATTGGTGTCCCGGTTCCCGTGAGTGGCCATCGCATGTAATGCATCAGAGGAAAGCTTGGACTGCACATTGGTGTCCCGGTTCCCGTGAGTGGCCATCGCAT
The Mya arenaria isolate MELC-2E11 chromosome 12, ASM2691426v1 DNA segment above includes these coding regions:
- the LOC128210918 gene encoding histidine-rich protein PFHRP-II-like → MATHGNRDTNVQSKLSSDALHAMATHGNRDTNVQSKLSSDALHAMATHGNRDTNVQSKLSSDALHAMAIHGNRDTNGQSKLSSDALHAMATHGNRDTNVQSKLSSDALHAMATHGNRNTNVQSKPSSDALHAMATHGNRDTNVQSKLSSDALHAMAIHGNRDINVQSKLSSDALHAMAIHGNRNLNVQSKLSSDALHEMATHGNRNTNVQSKLSSDALHAMATHGNRNTNSKLSSDALHAMATHGNRDTNVQSKLSSDALHAMATHGNRDTNVQSKLSSDALHAMATHGNRDTNVQSKLSSDALHAMATHGNRDTNVQSKLSSDALHAMATHGNRDTNVQSKLSSDALHAMATHGNRNLNVQSKLSSDALHEMATHGNRDTNVQSMLSSDALHAMATHGNRDTNGQSKLSSDALHAMATHGNRDTNVQSKLSSDALHAMATHGNRDTNVQSKLSSDALHAMATHGNRDTNVQSKLSFDALHAMATHGNRDTNVQSKLSSDALHAMATHGNRDINVQSKLLALEIVESYSKTSR